The following are from one region of the Oreochromis aureus strain Israel breed Guangdong linkage group 1, ZZ_aureus, whole genome shotgun sequence genome:
- the LOC116323969 gene encoding SKI family transcriptional corepressor 1 homolog-B-like, whose translation MESMPGQLRDAGRDASSSPSLKQDAQSFSSPGSLKPNQVSETSLYGVPIVSLVIDGKERLCLAQISNTLLKNYSYNEIHNRRVALGITCVQCTPVQLELLRRAGAMPISSRRCGMITKREAERLCKSFLGAHSPPKLPENFAFDVSHECAWGCRGSFIPARYNSSRAKCIKCSFCNMYFSPNKFIFHSHRTPESKYLQPDAANFNSWRRHLKLTEKKPNEDICHAWEDVKAMFNGGSRKRTLPMSGSGMSSAMKSQASSSLVQSTSPEIPHKTLRCDEDQGSNNLSLARGERSYPVIPVPSKSFGMLQKIPPPLFPHHPYGFPSYGLCQKKSDGVPDANKNNVPGVFWPGTKDPIYPAFPMFWPGAGGLPMPPYPGSPPKPPPELLSVRQAELDLSDQSERGANTPKDTNHHPHHQQDGGERCSSSQSSSTRNDEDKSGDETSQRKISYISAFRPVVKDAETIAKLYGNRDSYGMRPGYLSPDFISESSSYRSISPDRDSVVDDDDDPDVDVESNRGQDEEEPIRISPGGDHRDSPVPERVCSGAEESQDQADAASSPGAVAASPEDSAHTGSSDEDRQMRNGSPLHEVYAHEKDVHVLLNEPSTFGSKQSSSPRRSNGVHHVSEIQTQRTATSYQEQKDRQADGALRIDISVHERDLQNMAKEELQKQLVEQVELRKKLEREFQHLKDNFQDQMKRELSYREEMVQQLQIVRDTLCSELDQERKARYAIQQKLKEAHDALHHFSCKMLTPRQCTGACTFKPPLLPP comes from the exons ATGGAGTCGATGCCCGGACAGCTTCGAGACGCGGGACGAGACGCCAGCTCTTCCCCGAGTTTAAAGCAGGACGCGCAGAGCTTTTCCAGCCCCGGCTCCCTCAAACCGAACCAAGTGAGTGAGACGTCCCTGTACGGGGTGCCCATCGTGTCTCTGGTCATAGACGGCAAGGAGAGACTGTGTCTGGCGCAGATTTCCAACACCTTGCTGAAAAACTACAGCTACAACGAGATACACAACCGCCGGGTGGCTCTGGGCATCACCTGTGTGCAGTGCACGCCGGTGCAGCTGGAGCTCCTGCGCCGGGCCGGGGCTATGCCCATTTCCTCCAGGCGCTGCGGCATGATCACCAAAAGGGAGGCCGAGAGGCTCTGCAAGTCCTTCCTGGGAGCGCACAGCCCGCCAAAGCTACCAGAAAATTTTGCATTTGACGTGTCTCACGAGTGCGCGTGGGGCTGCAGGGGCAGCTTTATACCAGCCAGATACAACAGCTCCAGAGCGAAGTGCATAAAGTGCAGCTTTTGCAACATGTATTTCTCTCCCAATAAATTCATTTTCCACTCCCACCGCACCCCAGAGTCCAAGTATCTGCAGCCGGACGCGGCCAACTTCAATTCGTGGAGACGCCACTTGAAACTGacggaaaaaaaacccaatgagGATATTTGCCACGCGTGGGAGGACGTGAAGGCCATGTTCAACGGGGGGAGCAGAAAGAGGACTCTGCCCATGAGCGGCTCGGGGATGTCCTCGGCCATGAAATCACAGGCTTCGTCCAGCCTGGTTCAAAGCACCTCCCCGGAGATCCCCCACAAAACATTGCGCTGCGACGAGGATCAGGGGAGCAACAACCTGAGTCTGGCGAGGGGCGAACGGAGTTACCCGGTCATCCCGGTGCCCAGCAAGAGCTTTGGCATGCTCCAGAAAATCCCCCCACCTCTGTTCCCTCACCACCCCTACGGCTTCCCCAGTTATGGGCTGTGTCAGAAAAAGAGCGACGGGGTGCCTGACGCGAACAAAAACAACGTCCCCGGTGTGTTTTGGCCCGGCACAAAGGATCCGATCTACCCGGCCTTCCCCATGTTTTGGCCTGGAGCTGGAGGCCTACCGATGCCGCCCTACCCGGGCTCCCCACCCAAACCTCCCCCGGAGCTGCTAAGCGTCCGGCAGGCCGAGCTCGACCTGTCGGACCAGAGCGAGAGGGGCGCGAACACACCAAAAGACACCAACCACCACCCTCACCACCAGCAGGACGGTGGAGAGCGCTGCTCCAGCTCCCAGTCCTCCTCCACCCGGAACGACGAGGACAAGTCCGGGGACGAAACCTCTCAGAGGAAAATCAGCTACATCTCCGCCTTCAGACCCGTCGTCAAAGACGCAGAGACCATTGCCAAACTGTACGGCAACCGGGACTCCTACGGGATGCGCCCCGGCTACCTGTCCCCGGATTTTATCAGCGAGAGCTCCAGCTACAGATCGATATCACCGGACAGAGACAGCGTGGTGGACGACGACGACGACCCGGACGTGGACGTGGAGTCCAACCGGGGACAAGACGAAGAGGAGCCGATCCGGATATCACCGGGAGGAGACCACCGCGACTCCCCTGTACCGGAGCGGGTGTGCTCGGGTGCTGAGGAGAGTCAGGACCAGGCCGATGCAGCCTCAAGCCCCGGGGCGGTCGCAGCATCACCGGAGGACTCCGCTCACACTGGGTCATCGGATGAGGACAGACAGATGCGTAATGGCTCCCCTCTTCATGAA GTGTACGCTCATGAAAAGGACGTCCACGTGCTTTTGAACGAGCCTTCCACGTTTGGGTCCAAACAATCGAGCAGCCCCCGCAGATCAAACG GTGTTCACCACGTGTCTGAAATACAGACCCAGCGCACTGCAACGTCCTACCAGGAGCAGAAGGACAGACAAG CCGATGGAGCTTTACGCATCGACATCAGCGTGCACGAAAGAGACCTGCAGAACATGGCTAAAG agGAATTGCAGAAGCAGCTCGTGGAACAAGTGGAGCTGAGGAAGAAGTTGGAGAGAGAATTCCAGCATTTAAAAG ATAATTTTCAGGATCAAATGAAGCGTGAGCTGTCCTACAGAGAGGAAATGGTCCAGCAGCTGCAGATTGTTCGag